The following is a genomic window from Ethanoligenens harbinense YUAN-3.
AAAGGTTGAAGCGGACAGCACCACGCAGGTAACGGTACAGACATTAAATTCGCAGGACAAGTTCACCGGTCAGGTTCCTTCTTCATGGGGAGCGGACGGCCTGTGGCGGTTCAACGAGTCAGCGCCAGATTCCGAGTATTATCTCGCTGATTCATCCGGAAATGACCGCAAGGCATATATCAATAACTGGAGCGGCACGACAGCGTCACTTCAGACCGGACACCTCGGTCGCTCCTTCCGCATGAACATCAATAATCCGTCCACAGAGCAGTCCTATCTCAAGGTCAGCAATGACGGCACGATCTTTGCAAATATCGGCAAGACGCTCGTTGTCGGCGGATGGTTCATGCCTACGACCTATTCCGTCGGAAATACCTTTTGCCCACTGCTCAATACCCGGTACGGCTCCGGCAATCCGATATTCTACCTGTCGCTGCATTCCGGGAAGCCGAGACTGATGCTGTACAACTCATCCGGGACGCTGATCCTCGACAAGGACTACACGCCGAGCATCACGCTGACAAACGGACAGTGGTATTTCCTTGCCGCTGTCATACGACCGGACGACAAGGTGGCGCAGTATGTCCTTGGCAGCCGCTCATCAGGAGAAGTTTGGATATCTGATGAGACGAGTTATTCCGGCGAGCTGAACCGCTCCTGCACGGCTGACCTCATCTGGGGAATGCATGCCGATTCCTACTGGTTCGCTGGAAACTTTGACGACTGGTTCTTAGACTGCGACTCCTCACTGACGGCGGACGATATCGCTCTGTGGTTTCAGGAATCGCTTTCGGCAAACGCGGCGGATTCTACGGCGGATGTGGACGGGCTTACGGCCTCGGATACGGTGACGCTCAAAGCGACTGATTCTGTCTACGCGACGAGCGGCTATCTTACGACCGCCGCTGTGGAATATGGCATCACTGGGAAATGCTATGCTGCGGTTTCCGCTGATACTCCGACAGGAACATCTGTCGTTTTGGAAACATCCACATCGGATGATCTTTCCACCTGGAGTGACTGGGCAACGCCGGATTCAGTCGGTCTGATCCAGTCTGATTCGGCAAAGTACATCAGGTTCCGTGTGACGCTTGCGACGACGGATTCATCGGTAACACCAACGGTAAGAAATATTACGATCTCTACGCCCGGAGAGTCGGCTTTTAAGAAATTAACGATACAGGCACGGAGCAGATGGAGATGACGGCTGTGGCTGATACAAAACTTGTGGTCCTCGACCAGAACGGCAGTCAGGAAGCCGTCCTCGACAACGCCTACGACATCATCATTACCGGCGAGATAAACGGCATCGACACGCTGGAATTTAACCTGCCCTTCCGGGATGAGAAAAGGAAATATCTCGAAAACGAGAAACAGGTCAAGGTCGGCGATGATGCCTACCGCATAAGGACTCTGACCGATGAGAAAAATGAACAAGGCACAACGATCACCTCTGTGTATGCCGAGGCAGCATTCTACGACCTCGGCTTTTCTGTCAAGAAGGCAGAGACCACATTCAATGCCGATACCGCTGATGTGCCGATTGAATATGCCCTGAAGGACACGGACTGGACGCTCGGTACGGTTACCACCCGCACGAAGCGCACATGGACCTGTCAGGAGAAAAACGCGCTGGCTATCCTCCGTCAGGTGCAGAACCTTCACGGCGGCGATCTGATTTTCGATAATGCCAACAAGACCGTGAGCCTGCTGACCTTCAGCGGGACGGACTCCGGAGCACTGTTCTGTTACAAGAAGAACATGAAGTCGATAAAGCGCGTCATCGATACGCAGAGCCTGATCACCCGGCTGTACGCTTATGGCAAGGACGGTATGACCTTCGCAAGTATCAATGACGGCAAGGAATATGTCGAGGACACGACTTATACAAACGAAATCCGGGTATCAACGCTCGACTGCTCCAGCTTCACAAATCCTTATCAGATGCTGGAATACGCCGAGATGAGACTGGCAGATTACGCCGCACCGAGGATTTCCTATGTTCTGAACGCGATGGATTTATCTGTTCTTACCGGCTACGAGCATGAAGCGTGGAAGCTCGGCGACATCGTGACGGTCAAGGACGACGAGCTGAATCTTTCCATCAAAACGAGAATCGTCCGCAGAGAATATAACCTACGGGAACCGTGGAACACGGTTCTGGAGCTTTCCACCACGCTCCGGGAACTTGGCGATTCGTCCTCGCAGTGGGACGCCGCCGCGGATATGCTCTCCGGCGCTGACCTCGTGGACAGCCAGGAAATGAAGGACCTTGTACCGTTCAACCATCTGAAAAATTCCAGAGCGGATTCCGGCTTAAATTACTGGGAGAACTCCGGCTTTGAGGTGGATTCAGAGAACGGTGTGTCCGGCACGGCGTCCTTCAAATGCGAAGGTGCTCTCAATACGACAAAGAGCCTGACGCAGACCGTCACTCCGGCAAACCGCGACAGCTATACCTTCTCCTGCCAGATCGCGTCCGAGGATTTATCTATGGGCGACAACGGCCAGGTCGGTATCGAGGTGACATTCGAATATGAGGATGGTACGACCGAGACTCGGTTCATTGACCTGATTTGAGGAGGTATTCAGATGGCTTCTTTTAATCATATGGCGCAAGCGGTTTCTCCGCAAAATGGACGCGTGAAGAAAATCCGCATCCGCGTCTGCGTGACGGACTGCACCGGCACAATTTACATCACGGATATGTTCCTGCAGGGCGGCTCTATCGCGACCGGCTGGGTGGGACATGTCAGCGAGATTCAGTGGACGCAGGACGGTGACTGATTATGCCGATATTCACAAGATTCACGGAGACAATCGATAAGAAAGAGGATAAGCGGATCGTGAGCGTCACCGTAAAGCCTGTGGTCACCGACTGCACCGGGACATTCTGGTTTACAGACCTCATGCTGCAGGAAGGCGCGATGCTTTCCGGGTATGTCATCAATACCGAGACCTTGCAAAAGAAGTATGCGACCGGCGATGAATACGCTGTTTCCGGGAAGCGGTTCTTCAACGGTATCGTCAGAGGGAGCGCCACCTGCATTATTTTTAATCTCGGCAAGACCTCGACCGGACTTGACTGGAAAATCTATCCAAACCAGAACATGGCTGCCGGGAGCATTTCTCTCGGACTCGGTGCGGGAGCGCATAAGGCGACCTTCACGAAAGCGGCAAGTGCTGGTGATGAACTCTCGCTCCTTGCCTCAACAAGAGAATGCCTGAAAAACGGATCAGCGACAGACAAGGACGGCTTCTTTCAGTACTCCGCCGCCGGAGACAGCAAGCATCCGGTTACGGTTGAGGAGAAGAAGTCGGCAAGGCTGTATGTGGAGTTTCAGGAGATGGAGGACGGTGATGTGATATGAGTCTGGATATCTTAAAAGGCCGCAAATGCATGGTCTGGACGTTCATGGGAAACGCCCGGATGTACACTGCTCTTAAGAATTACGGAGACCGCCTCTCGCAGGTAGGTCTCTTTTCTTTTAAGGTGGACGCTACAGGGACGATTACCGAGAGCGGTGTAGCCATATCCGACATGCTGACGTACATCAATAAATATCCGCATATCACATGGCTGCTGACCGTCCGCAATGACGGCGTGGCGAGTGTGTTCACCTCTCTCCGGGATAATACCGATGGAGCGCAGGACACCTTTCTCTCAGAGCTTGTGCGGATCATGGAGAAATATCCGTGGTGCGACGGCGTGGATATCGACCTCGAGCGCGGCGGCGATTATTCCACGGCGGCAGCTTCAACCACTATGTTCCGTAATATCTGGAACACGGTAAAGAGCTACGATTCCTCGAAGCTCGTCAATATCTGCCTTCCGGGCATGGATTCCATAAACGGCTCGGTCGGCGGCGAGAACTGGTGCGTGTATGCTGACCTCAATCCGTACTGCGACACAGCGGCCATCATGAGCTACGGCATGGCGTGGGCAGGCTCCGCTCCCGGGCCGGTCTCTCCAAAGGACTGGCTTGACGGCATCTACGATTACGCCGTGACAGCTATGACGCCGGACAAGGTATTCATGGGACTTCCGGCTTACGGATGGAACTGGCAGATTTATGATCTTCCGGAAAACCTCGGAAAGACCTACCGCGGCACATCCAACACCTACTATGCCGCCAAGAACTGGATGACCGGCAAATACAACTTCACGGACGACGCTGCTCCGCAGCCGTTCATTCCGATCCTCGCCTACTGGGACGACTACAACAAGGTGCCGTATGCCTTCCCGCAGGTCTACGACTTCATGGAAGGTCAGGACGCTGCAAGCTATGAATATCCTCTGATGAGTGGAACCTACAACCGCAGGCGGTACCTTACTGCCTACAGCAAGCAGCAAAGTGTGTCATTCGGTACGATAACCGTCGACCGTGACGGAACGCCTGACAGTTACTCGGGCATCGTATCCTATGATAACGGCATCGCTGTCCTCGGCGACGAGGGCGAAGCAACATATACCTTCAACATCTCGTCTGCCGGAACATATGACATCGCCGTTCGGCTTTGCTATCCGTTCTGGGATAAGAACGGGATCTATGTGAGCATTGACGGAACGCAGACGCACTTCACCGAGTCGAGGCTCTGGTGGCCGTACTGGAGAAGTACCTTCTGGGCATCGCTTGAGGACGGCATCACGCTTTCCGCCGGAACGCATACCATTACAGTTTCAGTCGACGTGAAAGGCGTGCAGTTCTACGGCTTTCGTGTCTGCTCTGATTTCTCGGAGAAGCCGACCGCAGGAAGCGCGTCATTTACGCTGTCTCCACGGCATTTCATCGATGTGGACGGCAACGAATGTCAGCCGGACAAGGGCTTCAAGCTGACGACTGAGGTCCTCCGAAGGAAACCGGACTCGGCACTCATCTGGTATGAGGATTTCGAGGACTACGGTATTCTCGACACCGCTTATTGGAATATTATCAGCGGTTCATGGAAGGTCTGGCGGTCGGATGAATATTCCGAGAGCCGTGTTTATTCGCAGCTTGACGGCAGCGGACAGTTTGCGTGGAACTATGACGGATTTAAGGACATCCACCTGCGGGCGAGATTGGCGTTCCCGGCAGGAAGCACTGGCAAGGCTGGTATCTTCTGCGGCAGTCTTTTCTGCTGCCTGAACTACAACAGTCAGGCCGTAGAGCTGTGGAACGGAAGCACCAAGCTCGGCAGCTACTCGCAGTCGATCCAGCAAACACCATCGTCAGACCTGCGAACTGATCCGACAACCTACACCATCGAGATGCGGATCAGAGGCAGCACGGTGCGCGTCTATTCCGGCGCGTCAAACACGCTGCGGTTCACGGCTACGGTCAACGGATTCTCAGGAGGAACCGCCGGATACCAATCAGACCAGAGAACAGTCTGCGAACTGCTCCGCATGGGCGACTCTTGGACGTATGAGCCTTATGAGCAGTTCGACGTCACCTTCCCAGATGGCTCGGTCACGCAGTACGGCAGAATCAGCCGGAGCAACTGCACCTGGGACGAGGAGTTTCAGGTATTCACGCTGACATCGGATATTGAGGAATCGGCAACACGGTCTGAATCCATCTCAATGGACTACGAGTTCTACCACTCTGGACAGCTCAACCTCGAATGCGGGAAGGACTACACGGTGACGATCACGCCGAAGGACATCGACATCTGGATCTCGCGGCTTTTCCTCGGAGACGCGGACGGATTTTCCATCCTCTATTATCAGGACGTGGATTCGCTCGTCTACTGGGCGAATCAGGCGGCGTACCACTGGGGACTTCGCGGCATCGCGATCTGGTCGCTCGGGCAGGAGGATTTAAGGCTCTGGGAGGCATTGCCGAAACAGACCGACACCTCATAACTTCATAAATCACAGAGTTTTTTCAAGGCTGTCAGCGTACCACTGGCGGCCTTTCATTTTGCTCAAAATCAAAGGAGGGACATTTTGATGAAGGAATTCTGGAACACCATACAGCTCATTTTCGCGGCCATCGGAGGATGGCTCGGCTACTTTCTCGGAGGATGCGACGGGCTTCTTATCGCGCTGATCATCTTCGTGGTCTGCGACTACATTACCGGCGTGCTCTGCGCCATCGCGGACAAGAAGCTCTCGTCTGCAGTTGGATTCAAAGGAATCTGCAGGAAAGTCTTGATCTTCATTCTGGTCGGCATCGCCAACATCCTCGACATCCACGTGCTCGGACATGAGGGCGTGCTGAGAACCGCAATCATATTCTTCTACATTTCGAATGAAGGTCTTTCTCTCACTGAGAACGCCGCACATCTCGGACTTCCGATTCCCGGCAAGCTCAAGGATGTGCTTGAACAGCTTCACGACAGAAACGACAAGGAGGAACAGTAATTATGGCTATCAAGGGAATAGACGTATCGGTCTGGCAGGGAAACATCGACTTTGGCAAGGTCAAAGTGTCAGGCATCAATTTTGTGATTATCCGCGCCGGATACGGCAACGGGAACAAGGACAAATGGTTCGATGAGAACTACCGGAAAGCAAAAGCAGCCGGGCTCCACATCGGCGCATACTGGTATTCATACGCCACATCCGCTGACGGTGCGAAGCAGGAAGCGCAGTCCTGCGCCAAGGTGCTCTCAGGCAAGCAGCTTGATTACCCGGTCTACTTCGACATCGAGGAGAAGTCCCAGCTTTCGCGCGGGAAGGATTTCTGCTCATCGCTCATCACGGCGTTCTGCACCGAGCTGGAGAATCATGGCTACTACGCAGGCTTTTATACTTCACTTTCCAGCCTGAACTCTGTGGTATCGGATGCCGTAAAGAAGCGCTTCACCGTCTGGGTGGCGCAGTGGTCGGGCAAATGCTCGTACTCCGGCGCTTACGGCGTCTGGCAGTATTCGTCCAAAGGCAAGGTCAGCGGCATCGGCGGGAACGTCGACATGGACTACTCCTACATCGACTTTCCAACCACGATCAGAAACGGCGGATTCAACGGCTACGGCAAAGGCGCTGCATCCACCAGCACGACAACCGTGAAGAAGTCCGTTGACGAGATTGCTTCAGAGGTCATTGCCGGGAAATGGGGCAACGGCTCCGACCGCAAGAACCGTCTGACGGCCGCTGGGTTTGACTACAACGCCGTGCAGGCAAAGGTCAACGAGAAACTCGGCGCTTCCCAGAAGAAATCGGCCGCCACCTACTACACGGTTCAGCGCGGAGACACACTTTCCGGCATCGCCAAGAAGTACGGCACGACCGTATCCGCAATCCAGAAGTTGAACAGTACGCTCATCAAGAACGTGAATCTCATCCAGGTCGGATGGCGGATTCGCGTGAAATAGCTGCATCACATCTCAGGCCCACTGGCTATTCCTTATCGGAATTGTCGGTGGGCCTTTTTTCGTTTCTGCTTCGTCAAAACAGGCCTCCAGCCTCCAGTGGAAAGTGACTGGAGGTTTTCTCATGAATAAAGAACAGAAGCAGCAGATCCGCAAGCTGCGCGGTGACGGCCACGGGTACGCTGCGATTGCCAATGCGCTGGGACTCACGAAGAATCAGGTATCAGCCTTTTGCCGCAGGAACAACCTCACCGGAAAGATTGCCGACACAGGCGACGAGAATACGCCGGATGGCTCCTACTGCCAGTACTGCGGAAAGCCAATAAAACAAATTCCCGGTCGAAAGGAAGTCCGGTTCTGCTCGGACGCCTGCCGACTCAGCTGGTGGAACGCCCACCCGGAACAGATCAACCGGAAAGCCGTCTACACATTCAACTGCGCCCACTGCGGAAAACGGTTCTCGGCCTATGGAAACCGGCACCGTAAGTACTGCTCGCACGCCTGCTATATCGCAGACCGTTTCAAAGGCGGTGACGGCCATGAGTGATGAGCAGTTCGAGCGGGAGAAACTTTACCAGGCGAGCATGGAAATGTTCAAAAGGATGCTGGATCAGGGCCTTATCACCGAGGATGAATACGCGGTCATAGACACCAAAATGAAGGAGAAATACAGCCCGATAATCGGCACATTATTATCCCCGTAACGCTTGCTATGTGTCTGAAACAGAGTGATAGATAGACAAGACGAAAGGAGTGATACAATGCCGAAAATCACGAAAATTGAGCCTAAAATCAAGGCTCTACCACAGCGGAAGAAGGTGGCGGCATACGCGCGTGTGTCGATGGAGACCGAGCGCCTGCACCATTCCCTCTCCGCACAGGTCAGCTACTACTCGGAGCTGATCCAGAAGAATCCGGAATGGCAGTATGCAGGTGTCTACGCGGACGAAGGCATCACCGGTACAAGCACCATGAAACGGCCTGAGTTCCAGCGTATGCTCGCTGACTGCGAAGCCGGGAAGATAGACATCATCCTCACCAAGAGCATCAGCAGGTTCGCGCGGAACACGGTCGACCTGCTGGAGACCGTCCGGCATCTCAAGGAGCTGGGCATTGAGGTGCGGTTCGAAAAGGAGCACATAAACTCGCTTTCCGGTGACGGCGAGGTCATGCTCACCTTGCTCGCCTCATTTGCACAGTCTGAAACCGAAAGCATCTCCAACAATGTGAAGTGGGGAATCCGCAAAAGGATGCAGGCCGGACTGCCTTATGCAAACGGTCACATGAACGTCTACGGGTACCGCTGGGAAAGTGACGAGATGGTCATCGTCCCGGAGGAGGCCGCCATCGTACGCCGCATCTACCAGAACTTCCTTGACGGGAAATCCCGGCAGGAAACCGAGAAGGAATTCGCCGCCGAAGGCATCAAGACGCGTGCCGGAGCGCCGTGGGTGGATTCCAATCTGAAGGTGATCCTCACGAACGTTACCTACACAGGCAACATGCTCTACCAAAAGGAATACATCGCTGATCCGATCACGAAGAAGGTCAAGAAGAACCGCGGCGAGCTGCCGCAATACTATGTGGAGAACACGCATCCGGCCATCATCAGCAAGGAAACATTCGACTACGTGCAGGCCGAAATGGCGCGGCGCAGGGAGCTTGGCTGCTTTGGCAACAAGGCGCTCACCCTGAACTGCTTCTCCACGAAAATCAAATGCGGACAATGCGGCAGAAGTTTCGTCCGCTCCACACGGAGGAACCGAGCAAAGATGAGCAGGCTCGGAGAGAAATACACCTTCTGGGCCTGCACCTCACACAAGAAAACAAACTGCTCGTCCTGCAGCAGCGGAACGATCCGCGAAAGCGTCCTCAAAGAGGAATGCGCCAAGGTGCTCGGCATCCCGGAATTTGACGAGGACATCTTCTCTGAGCGTGTCGAACGGATTACGGTTCCTGAGTCCGGGACGATGATCTTCGAATTCACGGACGGCACCACGCTTGAACACCACTGGTACCGGAATGCGAAAAAGGAATCGTGGACTGAGGAGAATCGGAAGCGTGCATCTCAGTACCGCAGACGGCACCCGGTCACCCGTGACGATATCACCTGCTTCACCACGAAGATCCGCTGCGAGGAATGCGGCTGCAACTACCGCAAGCAGACATGCGTCATGGCCGACGGCCACCAGAACGCCTATTGGAAGTGCGCCGACAAGAAAAACCATCCCGGCAAAAGCCTGCGCGAGGATCACCTGAAGGAAATCATCAACGAGGTCCTCGGGCTCGACGAATTCGACGAGCAGGTCTTCCTCGAACGGATAGACCACATCAGCGTCCGGAACCTGACACACCTGACCTTCCACTTCACCGACGGCAGCACAGCCGAACGAGACTACGAATACTCGAAGGAAGGCGTCCCGTGGACAGATGAGCGCCGGGAAAAACAGACTGAGGCTATCAGGGATAGCTTCACGCCGGAGCGCAGGAAGAAAATCAGCGAAAACATGAAGAGAATAAGGAGTGAGAAACATTGGAGCAGCAAAAGAAAGTAACCACTATCCCGGCGTCCCGGACGCGCTTTTCCTCCACTCCTATCACAGAGAAAAAGAAACGCAAGGTCGCCGGATACGCCCGCGTCTCAACAGACCATGACGACCAGTTCACGAGCTACGAGGCGCAGATCGATTATTACACCAACTACATCAAGGGCCGCGACGACTGGGAATTCGTGAACGTCTACACGGACGAAGGAATCAGCGGAACCGGCATCAAGAAGAGAATTGGATTCCAGAACATGATCGAGGACGCGCTCGCTGGGAAGATCGACCTGATCGTCACCAAGAGCGTCAGCCGCTTCGCCCGGAACACCGTCGACAGCCTGACAACCATCCGGAAACTCAAGGAAAACGGCGTCGAATGCTACTTTGAAAAAGAGAACATCTGGACCTTCGACGGAAAAGGTGAATTGCTGATCACCATCATGTCGAGCCTTGCGCAGGAGGAATCCCGTAGCATTTCCGAGAACTGCACCTGGGGACAACGTAAGCGATTCGCAGACGGCAAGGTGACGGTTCCGTTCCACCGGTTTCTCGGCTACGACCGCGGTCCGAATGGCGAGCTCATCGTCAACCCAGAGGAGGCAGAAACCGTCCGCCGCATCTACCGGCTCTTCCTGCAGGGCCTGACCTACAACGGCATCGCCAAGCAGCTTACCAATGACGGCATCAAGACACCCGGCGGCAAGGATCACTGGAGCATCAGTACCGTCAAGTCCATCCTCGGAAACGAGAAATACAAGGGCGACGCCCTGCTGCAGAAATCCTACACAGTCGACTACCTCACGAAAAAGACGAAGGTCAACGAGGGCGAAATCCCGCAGTACTACGTGGAAGGCGACCATGAAGCGATCATCGCACCGGAGACCTTCGACCTGGTCCAGCGCGAGATGAAGAAGCGCGGCAACGGCATCATGTACCACAGCGGCGTACACGTCTTCTCCAGCAAAATCCGCTGCGGGCAGTGCGGCTCCTTCTACGGCTCCAAGGTCTGGCATTCCAACAGCAAATATCGGAAAACTATCTGGCGCTGTAACCATAAATACGATGGCTGCAAGAAATGCACCACGCCAGCCATAGACGACAGCGAAGTGAAAACCGCGTTCCTCTCGGCGGTGAACAAGCTGCTTGAAACAAAAGCCGAGGTCATCGCCAACGGCAAAGAGATGCTACCGTTCCTCTTCAAGACCGACGAACTGGAAGCCGAGCGCGACCGGCTCCTGGATGAGGCACAGATGGTGGCGGACGCAGTGCAGCAAAACATCGTGGAGAACGCCCGGACGGCTCTCGACCAGAACGCCTATAAGAAGCACTACGACGACCTTGCCGACCGGTACGATAAGCTCAAGACCCGCATCGAAGAGCTCACCGCAAAAATCGAAGAAACTCAATCCCGGAAAGCCGGGTACGAGGACTTCCTCAAGGCATTCGAAAACACGCCCGAGAGCCTGACGGAATTCTCCCTCGATGCCTTCAACGGACTCGTCGATCACCTGACGATCTACGCCAATGACGACATCCGCTTCACCTTCCGCAATGGACAGGAAATCAAAGCCTAAAGAAGGCCTGACTGCCGACGAAGTGCTGGTGGTCAGGCTTTCTCTCATGCGATTAAACGCTGTACATTTTTTACAATAGCAGGACCACCTGTTGCTAACCCGACAACTCCAAGACTCATCGCTCCAAAAATGATAACTCCTTGCCAAACTTCCTGTGCATGACGATCATAGTTCTGATCAAGTGCCTCAAGTTTTTCCTTTGTAGTCATATCTTTGGCTTCCTCAATCAGCTTTGCCTTCTGATCATACTTACTCTTAGATACTGCATAAAGGCTACTCCCAGCCTTATGAATCTGATTCTGTATAACCTGAGCGTTGAATTCATATGCATCGAATTCTGAATCATTCTGAATTACATCATATTCTGTCATAAATACATCCTCCGTTTTTTTATTACGCAGGTATCATCATTGATATCTGCTCTTGTTTCTGTTATCATGTTACCAGACAATAATGTCTGTTACAACTGACAAAAAAGGTCAATAATGTCCGGAGGAATTATGGCTAACAAAAAATCAGAAAAAGTACCAATCAGCAGAGACTGCTTTTTAAGAATAATCCATGAAAAGGGATATACTGTAGAAGAACTTGGTGAACAGCCCCAAATTGATCGCAGCGGAAAAACAATTCAAAGAAGTCTCAGTGCCGGAGAAATGAGTCCGGAACTACTTGACCGCATCGGGAAATTTCTTAATGTTGATCCTACTTATCTTGCTGGGGAATATGATAGAAAATTTGAAGAAATGAAAGACTCTCTTCCTTCTCCTGACTTGACTCATTACCTGTGGACAAGAACAGACCGTTTCCCTTATTCCAAACACGAGACCGAAAACATCGATTATAAGGAATATTTACTGGACACGCTATTAATTAACAACATCTCTAAAGAACAATTTTTTGCTTTGGAGCCGCAAAAGAAGAGATCCTTTCAGTTTGATCTTGGTCTTGCCCTTCATAATGTAATAAAACAATATTTTGATGTGGATTCACAAGGCAAAAATGTAGAAGAATTTGGAATGATTTCTGAAGGTTTGACCATGCTTATGGGAGATTGGATCA
Proteins encoded in this region:
- a CDS encoding phage holin family protein encodes the protein MKEFWNTIQLIFAAIGGWLGYFLGGCDGLLIALIIFVVCDYITGVLCAIADKKLSSAVGFKGICRKVLIFILVGIANILDIHVLGHEGVLRTAIIFFYISNEGLSLTENAAHLGLPIPGKLKDVLEQLHDRNDKEEQ
- a CDS encoding SHOCT domain-containing protein produces the protein MSDEQFEREKLYQASMEMFKRMLDQGLITEDEYAVIDTKMKEKYSPIIGTLLSP
- a CDS encoding recombinase family protein, with product MPKITKIEPKIKALPQRKKVAAYARVSMETERLHHSLSAQVSYYSELIQKNPEWQYAGVYADEGITGTSTMKRPEFQRMLADCEAGKIDIILTKSISRFARNTVDLLETVRHLKELGIEVRFEKEHINSLSGDGEVMLTLLASFAQSETESISNNVKWGIRKRMQAGLPYANGHMNVYGYRWESDEMVIVPEEAAIVRRIYQNFLDGKSRQETEKEFAAEGIKTRAGAPWVDSNLKVILTNVTYTGNMLYQKEYIADPITKKVKKNRGELPQYYVENTHPAIISKETFDYVQAEMARRRELGCFGNKALTLNCFSTKIKCGQCGRSFVRSTRRNRAKMSRLGEKYTFWACTSHKKTNCSSCSSGTIRESVLKEECAKVLGIPEFDEDIFSERVERITVPESGTMIFEFTDGTTLEHHWYRNAKKESWTEENRKRASQYRRRHPVTRDDITCFTTKIRCEECGCNYRKQTCVMADGHQNAYWKCADKKNHPGKSLREDHLKEIINEVLGLDEFDEQVFLERIDHISVRNLTHLTFHFTDGSTAERDYEYSKEGVPWTDERREKQTEAIRDSFTPERRKKISENMKRIRSEKHWSSKRK
- a CDS encoding glycosyl hydrolase family 18 protein encodes the protein MSLDILKGRKCMVWTFMGNARMYTALKNYGDRLSQVGLFSFKVDATGTITESGVAISDMLTYINKYPHITWLLTVRNDGVASVFTSLRDNTDGAQDTFLSELVRIMEKYPWCDGVDIDLERGGDYSTAAASTTMFRNIWNTVKSYDSSKLVNICLPGMDSINGSVGGENWCVYADLNPYCDTAAIMSYGMAWAGSAPGPVSPKDWLDGIYDYAVTAMTPDKVFMGLPAYGWNWQIYDLPENLGKTYRGTSNTYYAAKNWMTGKYNFTDDAAPQPFIPILAYWDDYNKVPYAFPQVYDFMEGQDAASYEYPLMSGTYNRRRYLTAYSKQQSVSFGTITVDRDGTPDSYSGIVSYDNGIAVLGDEGEATYTFNISSAGTYDIAVRLCYPFWDKNGIYVSIDGTQTHFTESRLWWPYWRSTFWASLEDGITLSAGTHTITVSVDVKGVQFYGFRVCSDFSEKPTAGSASFTLSPRHFIDVDGNECQPDKGFKLTTEVLRRKPDSALIWYEDFEDYGILDTAYWNIISGSWKVWRSDEYSESRVYSQLDGSGQFAWNYDGFKDIHLRARLAFPAGSTGKAGIFCGSLFCCLNYNSQAVELWNGSTKLGSYSQSIQQTPSSDLRTDPTTYTIEMRIRGSTVRVYSGASNTLRFTATVNGFSGGTAGYQSDQRTVCELLRMGDSWTYEPYEQFDVTFPDGSVTQYGRISRSNCTWDEEFQVFTLTSDIEESATRSESISMDYEFYHSGQLNLECGKDYTVTITPKDIDIWISRLFLGDADGFSILYYQDVDSLVYWANQAAYHWGLRGIAIWSLGQEDLRLWEALPKQTDTS
- a CDS encoding recombinase family protein, with the translated sequence MEQQKKVTTIPASRTRFSSTPITEKKKRKVAGYARVSTDHDDQFTSYEAQIDYYTNYIKGRDDWEFVNVYTDEGISGTGIKKRIGFQNMIEDALAGKIDLIVTKSVSRFARNTVDSLTTIRKLKENGVECYFEKENIWTFDGKGELLITIMSSLAQEESRSISENCTWGQRKRFADGKVTVPFHRFLGYDRGPNGELIVNPEEAETVRRIYRLFLQGLTYNGIAKQLTNDGIKTPGGKDHWSISTVKSILGNEKYKGDALLQKSYTVDYLTKKTKVNEGEIPQYYVEGDHEAIIAPETFDLVQREMKKRGNGIMYHSGVHVFSSKIRCGQCGSFYGSKVWHSNSKYRKTIWRCNHKYDGCKKCTTPAIDDSEVKTAFLSAVNKLLETKAEVIANGKEMLPFLFKTDELEAERDRLLDEAQMVADAVQQNIVENARTALDQNAYKKHYDDLADRYDKLKTRIEELTAKIEETQSRKAGYEDFLKAFENTPESLTEFSLDAFNGLVDHLTIYANDDIRFTFRNGQEIKA
- a CDS encoding GH25 family lysozyme, which produces MAIKGIDVSVWQGNIDFGKVKVSGINFVIIRAGYGNGNKDKWFDENYRKAKAAGLHIGAYWYSYATSADGAKQEAQSCAKVLSGKQLDYPVYFDIEEKSQLSRGKDFCSSLITAFCTELENHGYYAGFYTSLSSLNSVVSDAVKKRFTVWVAQWSGKCSYSGAYGVWQYSSKGKVSGIGGNVDMDYSYIDFPTTIRNGGFNGYGKGAASTSTTTVKKSVDEIASEVIAGKWGNGSDRKNRLTAAGFDYNAVQAKVNEKLGASQKKSAATYYTVQRGDTLSGIAKKYGTTVSAIQKLNSTLIKNVNLIQVGWRIRVK